From the Achromobacter xylosoxidans A8 genome, the window GAAGGCCGACAGTACCGAGCCGCCCCCGGGCAGGATGCCCAGCATCGATCCGACCGCCGTGCCGCGCACGATCGCAGGCGCCGCCTCGCGGATCTCCTGCCGGTTGGGATACAGCGAGCCTACCTTGTCCGTGATCTCGACCCGCTTGTCCTTCAGTTCCAGGTTGTTCATGATCTCGGCAAAGCCGAACACGCCCATCGCCACGATCGCGAAATTGATGCCGTCCTGCAGTTCAGGAATGCCGAAGTCGTACCGGGCCACGCCGGAATTGACGTCGGTGCCGACCAGGCCGAGCAGCAGGCCCAGCAGGATCATGCAGATCGCCTTGACCAACGAACCGGAGGCCAGCACCACCGCCCCCACCAGGCCCAGCGTCATCAGCGAGAAGTACTCGGCCGGCCCGAACTTGAACGCGACCTCGGCCAGCGGCGGCGCGAATGCCGCGATCAGCATGGTGGCCACCGATCCCGCAAAGAAAGAGCCGATGGCGGCCAGCGACAGCGCGGCTCCGCCGCGGCCGTTGCGGGCCATCTGGTGACCGTCGAGCACCGTGACGACCGCCGACGTCTCGCCTGGCAGGTTGACCAGTATGGCGGTGGTCGAGCCGCCGTACTGCGTACCGTAATAGATGCCAGCCAGCATGATCAGCCCCGCGACGGGCGGCAGCACATAAGTGATCGGCAGCAGCATCGCAATGGTGGGCACGGGTCCCAGGCCAGGCAGCACCCCCACCAGCGTGCCCAGCACGCATCCCAACAGCGCATACAGCAGGTTTTCCGGCGTAAACGCCACGGAGAACCCCAGCATGAGGTTATCGACAAGTTCCATCCCCGCTCCTTGGAGTTTTTATCGTGATACGAAAATAGATCGTAGTACGATATAAAACACCAAGAAACCCGGGTTTTTACGGACTGGGGAAGCGCAGCTGAAGAATGGCGGGCGCGCTGTCGATCTGCGCAACCCGCTCGCTACGATGCGATGCCGAGGTCATGCCGCTGACGCGGCATGGCTTCACATCGGTTTGAGATCGACCTCTTTGGCGATCCTGCCAAAGGTTTCCAGGTCGCTCTTCACGCGGGCGGTGGTTTCAGCCGGCGTGGATACGCGCGGAATCATCGCCAGGTCCAGCAAGCGCTGCTTCATTTCCGGCTTGGCGAACTCGCGCGCCAGGGCCTGCTGGATCTTGTCGACGATCTCGTCCGGCGTGCCCTTGGGCGCGGCCAGGCCGAACCAGGCGACCGCGGAGAATCCCGGCAGGCCGGCTTCGGGCGCGGTGGGCACGTCGGGCAAGGCCGCCACGCGTTCCGGATTGGTGACGAACAAAGGCCGCACCTTGCCGGCCTTGATGAAGGGCGTCTGCACGCCGGTGTTGTCGAGCACCGCGTCGATGTGGCCGCCCAGCAAGTCATTCATGGCCGGGCTGCTGCCCTTGTAGGGCACGATGTTGACCTGCATGCCGGCGGCGCGGGCGAACATGAGCTGGGTCAGATGCTGCTGCGTGCCCAGGCCAGCGTTGCCGAAGGTGATCTTGTTGGGATTCTTGCGGCCGTAGTCGATGAATTCCTGCAGGTTCTTGGCGGGGAATTCATTGTTTGTGACCACCACGAAAGGCAGGTCGACCAGCACCGTGATCTGCTTGAAGTCTTCCAGCGGCTTGTAGCGCAGCTTGTAGACATAAGGATTGACGGCCATGGTGCCGCTGGCGGTCAACGCCAGCGTGTAGCCGTCCGGCTCGGCGCGCGAGACGAACTCGGTACCCAGCACGCCGCCCGCGCCCGGCTTGGCCTCGACAATGGCCGGCTTGCCCAGTTCGGCCTGCAAGGCCTGCGCCGCGAAGCGCGCCAACATGTCGGCCGACCCGCCGGTCGCGTACGGCAGGACGATCGTGATCGGCTTGCTGGGATAGGCGTCCGCGGCCATCGCGGGCGCGGCGATCCCGGCCGCCAGACAGGCAGCGGCCAGAGTTTTCAGATGCTTGACCATCAATGATTTCCCCTCGTGGTGTAACGACTGCGCTTGCACCCGGGGAAGATTAAGCGGTCCCGTGTTATATGGCTAATCAACAATTAAAATAGATCTCTATCACCAACGTTGATAATCACCCGGGACCGCCATGCTGACCTCGATGGACCTGAACCTGCTGCGCATCTTCGACGCGGTCATGACCGAACGCAACGTCACGCGCGCGGCCTCCGCCCTGCACATGACGCAGCCCGCGGTCAGCAATGCCATCAACCGGCTGCGGCTGACCTTGAAGGATCCGCTGTTCGTGAAGATCCAGGGCGGCGTACTGCCCACGCAGCGCGCCGAACTCCTATGGCCCCCGATCCGCGACGCGCTGGCCCGCATCGCCGACACGCTGGAACGCAACGACTTCGATCCGGCGCGCTCCGAGGCCGTGTTCCGCATGGCCATGTCCGACTACGTGGCGGATCAGGTCATCCGACCGCTGTTCGTGGAACAGCAGACAGTGGCGCCCAATGTCCGCATCCACCTGCATCCCTACTCGCTGGACAACGCCGGCGTGCTGCTGGAGAAAGGCGAAGTCGACATGGCGGCGGGCGTGTATTCGAACTTCGGCTCGTCCCTGCGCACCCTGCCGCTGGAAACGCTGACCTACGTCTGCGCCATGCGCAAAGGCCACCCGCTGCTGGCGCAGCCGCGCTTCACGCTGGACAACTTCCTGCGCGCGCGCCACCTGATGGTGAGCCTCTTGGGCACCCCGACCCTGATCGACCACGAACTCGCGCCCCACGGCTACAAGCGCAATGTGGTGCTCACCATCAACCAGTTCGCGCTGGCCCCGCGCCTGCTGGCCGAGACCGACCTGATCTGCGTGGTGCCCCTGAACACCGTGCGCAACAGTCCCTATAGTCATTTGCTGGAAGCGGTGGAAGCGCCCTTCCCCTTCGCGCCGCGCACCGTCAACCTGATCTGGCACGAACGTTCGGACAATATCCCCGCGCATCGCTGGCTGCGCGAAGAGATCCTCAAGGTCTGCCAAGCGCAAGGGATGGTGTTCGATCAGGCGCAGCCGGCTGAGTCTCATCCGTATTGACGTACTGACAAATCATTCACCACAGTGATAATCACTGATACCAATCTTTGATTGGACCGAATGATGGTGCGTCAATAGCATTCTGGTCATCCCACTCCCGGCGCCTTGCGCGCCAGCATCCTGGAGACCAGCGTGACCCAGACCGCATCCGCCCCGGGCGCCCGCCGTTTTCGCGTCGGCTTCGACGTAGGCGGCACGTTCACCGATTTCACCCTGCTTGCCGAGCACACCGGTGAACTGCATTACTACAAGGTGCCTTCGACACCGCATGATCCGTCCGAGGCCATCCAGACCGGCCTGGCCCACCTGATACGCGAACACGAGATCGCCGGTTCCGAACTGGCGCACGTGGGCCACGGCACCACGGTGGCCACCAACATGGTCATCGAGCGCAGGGGCTCGCGCTGCGCGCTGGTCACCACGCGCGGCTTTCGCGACGTGCTGGAGATCGGCCGCCAGACGCGTCCTCACCTGTACGACTACAACGTCACCAAGCCGCAGCCGCTGGCGCCGCGCGAGTGGCGGTTCGAAGTGACCGAACGCATCGGCGCCGACGGTTCGGTGCTGCAGGCGCTGGATGAGGACGAGGTGGTGGCGGTGGCGCGCGCACTGGCCGCGGCCCGCGTCGAATCGGTCGCCATCTGCTTCATGCACAGCTACCGCAATGATGCGCACGAGCGCCGCACCCGCGACATCCTGGCCGAACACCTGCCGGGCGTCTACCTGAGCGTGTCCAGCGAGATCCTGCCGGAATTCCGCGAGTACGAGCGCATGTCGACCACCGCGCTCAATGCCTACGTCGGCCCGCGCATGGCCGGCTACATGCGCAACCTGGTGAGCTCCGTGCGCGCCATGGGCGTGGCGGCCGAGCCGACCACGGTGCACTCCAACGGCGGCCTGATGTCGGTGGAATCGGTGCTGACGGCCCCCGTGCGCACCTGCGTGTCGGGTCCCGCCGCCGGCGTGATCGGCGCGACCGAACTGGGCCGCGTGGCGGGCCTGCCCAATCTGATCACCTTCGACGTGGGCGGCACCAGCACCGACGTGTCGCTGGTGGCCGAGCTGCGGCCGCTGTTCACCTCCAGCCGCCTGGTGGCCGACTATCCGGTCAAGACCCAGATGGTGGATGTGCACGTCATCGGCGCGGGCGGCGGCAGCATCGCGCGCATCGACGACGCCGGCGCGCTCAAGGTCGGCCCGCAGAGCGCGGGCGCGGTGCCCGGCCCCATCGCCTACAACCGTGGCGGCGAAGTCGTGACCATCACCGACGCCCACGTGGTGCTGGGCCGCCTGAATCCGGTTGCGCTGCTGGAAGGCCGCATGGCCGTCCACGCGCGCCAGGCGCGCGAAGCGCTGGAAGCGCAGATTGCCCGCCCGCTGGGGCTGAGCGTCGAAGAAGCCGCCTACGGCATCCTGCGCATCGCCAACTCCAACATGGCGCGCGCGGTGCGCGCGGTCTCCACCGAGCGCGGGCATGACATCCGCAAATTCGCCCTGTGCGCGTTTGGCGGCGCGGGCGGCCTGCATGCCGCCGAACTGGCGCGCGACTGCGGCATCGACACCCTGCTGATCCCGCAGGAGCCCGGCACCATGTGCGCGCGCGGCATCCTGCTGTCCGACATCTCCATGGACTTCGTGCAGACCTTGATGGCCTACGCCACCGCCGACGGCTGGACGGTGGTCCGCCAGGCGCTGGCAGCCCTGGCCGGCAAGGCCCGGGCCTGGCTGTCGAGCGAAGGCGTGAATGACGCGGAGCAGCGCCTGTCCGCCGTCATCGACGCGCGCTACCAGGGCCAGAACTTCGAAATCGCCGTGCCGCTGGACGGCATGCAGCTGATGCCGCTGGACGAGTTCGTCGCGGCATTCAGCGCGGCGCACGTGCGCGAGTACGGCTATGACGCCGCCGGCCGTCCGGTGGAGATCGTCAATTGCCGGGTGCGCGCCATCGGCCTGGTGCCGCGCGCGCCGCTGGCCCGCGTGCCGGGCGGCGCCAGCGTGGACGGCGCCCTGAAGGAGCGCCGCAACGTGTATTTCGAGGGAGCGGGCTGGGTCGACACGCCCATCCTGCGCCGCGCCCTGCTGCCGGTGGATGCGCCGGTGGACGGGCCGGCCGTGATCGAGGAAATGAGCTCGACCACCGTCGTGCTGCCGGGCCAGCAGGCGCGCGCCGACGAATACGGCAACCTCATCGTCAACCTCAATCCCTAAGGCGCTGCCATGACCAAGCAATCGACTTCCGCCGCCGGCACCGACACCTTCGACCCCATAGAAATGGAGGTCTTCAGCAACCGCCTGCTGTCCATTACCGAGGAGATGGGCAACACGCTGATCCGTTCGTCCTTTTCCACCAACATCAAGGAGCGCAAGGATTGCTCCGTGGCGCTGTTCGACGCCGCCGGCCGCCTGGTGGCGCAGGCGGCCCACGTGCCGGTGCACCTGGGATCGCTGTCCGGCGGCATAGACGCCGTGCTGCGGCGCTACGGCGCGGCCGGCGTGCGGCCGGGCGACGCCTTCCTGTGCAACGACGCCTATCTGGCGGGCGGCACGCATGCGCCCGACATCACCGTCATCACGCCCATCTTCCACGAAGGCGCGCTGCGCTTCTTCGCGGCCAACATCGGCCACCATACCGACGTGGGCGGCGCCGTTCCGGGCTCCACCTCGCACCATCTGAAGACGGTGTGGGAGGAAGGCATCCGCCTGCCCGCCATGCGCATCGTGCGCGAAGGCGAGCTGGACATGGACCTGCTGGAGATGATCGCGCACAACACGCGCGAACCGGACAACCGCATGCACGACATCCGCGCCCAGATCGCCACCAACGACAAGGGCGCCAGGCTGATGCTGGAACTGGTGCAGCAGTCCGGCCTGCAGACCGTGCTGTCCGCCATCGACAGCATCATGCTGTACACGGAACGGCGCCTGCGCAACCGCATCGCGCAACTGCCCGCCGGCACTTATACCTTCACCGAGCGCATGGACGACGACGGCATGGGCGGCGACCCGGTCACCATCCAGGCCAACGTGCAGGCGCGCGACGGCCAGCTGCACGTGGATTTCACCGGCACCAGCAAGCAGGCGCGCGGCGCCTTCAACCTGCCCGCCAGCGCCTTGAACGCCAGCGTCTACTTCGCCGTGAAGGCCATGCTCGACCCGGAGCTCATGCCCAACAACGGCCTGTTCCAGCCCATCACCATCACCGCCCCCGAGGGCACCATCACCAATCCGCGCTTTCCGGCGGCGGTGGGCGCGCGCGTCACGACCGCGCAGCGCGTGGCCGGCACCGTCATCGGCGCGCTGGGCCAGCTGCTGCCGCCCGACCGCGCCATGGCCTCGTGCAACGACGTCATGCCTTCCATGCTGTTCTCCGTACCCATGCAGGACGGCAAGGGCACCTTCGTCTACCTGGAGACGCTAGGCGGCGGCGCGGGAGGACGCGCGCAGGGCGATGGCATGGACGGCATCCAGGTGCACGTGACCAATACCTCCAACCTGCCTGCCGAAGCGCTGGAGATCGAATATCCGCTGCTGGTCGAGGAGTACGCGCTGGTCAACGATAGCGGCGGCGCGGGCCGCCATCGTGGCGGCATGGGCATCGCGCGCCAGATCCGCTCGCTGCACGACCAATTGATCTGCACCATACGCTGCGACGCCGCGCTGTTCGGCGCCGCCGGTTTGAACGGCGGCCTGACCGGCGGCACGTCCCGCGTCGTGCAGAACCCAGGCCGCGCGGACGAGCAACGCCTGCCCAACAAGATCGCCAGCCATCCCCTGGCCAGCGGCCAGTCCGTGCGCCTGGAGACGCCAGGAGGGGGCGGCTACGGCCTGCCCGCCGAACGCGGCGCCGCCGCCATCCGCAACGACGTGCTGGGCGGCAAGGTCAGCCGGGCCGCGGCCGAACGCGACTACGGCGCGGAGCGCGTGGCGCGCGCGCTGCAAGGAGACGCGGCATGAGCACGCCCGCCCCCGGGCCGCGCAGCGGCGGTGAATTGCTGGTCGCGCAGTTGCAGGCCTATGGCGTCGAGCGCGTCTTCATGGTGCCGGGCGAGAGCTTCCTGCCCTGCATCGACGCGCTCTACGCCAGGCGCGACACGATTGAAACCGTGGTCTGCCGCCAGGAAGGTGGCGCCGCCTACATGGCGGAGGCGCACGGCAAGCTGACCGGCCAGCCCGGCATCTGCTTCGTCTCGCGCGGCCCGGGCGCGACCAATGCCGCGATCGGCGTGCACACGGCAAGGGAAGACTCCACGCCCATGATCCTGCTCATCGGCCAGGTCGGCAGCGATACCGTCGACCGCCAGTGCTTCCAGGAAGTGGACTACCGCGCCATGTACGCGCCGCTGGCGAAATGGGTCGCGCAGATCGAACGGGCCGACCGCATCCCCGAGTACCTGGCGCGCGCCTGGGCGATCGCCACCGGCGGACGCCCGGGGCCAGTGGTCCTCTCCCTGCCCGAAGACATGCTGTCCAGTCTCGCCGACACGGCATTGGCTGCCCCGGCGGCGGCGCCCTGCTCCCGCCCCGCCGACGCGGACATGCTGCGCCTGCGCGATTTGCTGGAAGCCGCCGAACGGCCCTTGCTGCTGCTGGGCGGCTCGCGCTGGCCGGCCGCCGCGCGCGCCGCCGTGCGCGACTTCGCGCTGCGTTTCGATCTGCCCGTGGCCACCGCCTGGCGCCGCCTGGAGCTGTTCGACAACGATCATCCCAATTTCGTGGGTCAGGTCAGCGCCAGCATGCCTGCGCACCAGAAGCGCGCCGTCATGGACAGCGACCTGGTCATCGCGCTGGGCACCCGCCTGTGCGAGCCGACCACCATCAACTACGAATGGCTGGCCTCGCCCACGCCGCGCCAAACCCTGGTGCACATCCACCCCGACGCCAATGAGATCGGCCGGCTGTGCACGCCGGCGCTGGGCATGGTCGCCAGCGTCGAAGGCTTCGCCCAAGCCGCTGCTGGACTGGCGCCGACGCCGGGATGGCAGCCGCGCCGCCGCGGCTCTAAAGCGGCGGCCCCAGCCCCTGCGCTAGCGCCCACACCCGGCCCGCTGGACCTGAATGCGGCAGCGCGCCACGTCGCCGCCACCTTGCCCCGGCGCTCCTGCGTCACCGTGGGCGCGGGCAACTATGCGCTCTACGCGCACCGGCATATCGCCTTCAAGGGACCGGGCAGCCAGCTTGCGCCCGCTGTCGGCGCCATGGGCTATGGCCTGCCCGCAGCCATTGCGGCCAAGCTGCGCGACCGCGATGCCGCGGTGGTCTGCTTTGCCGGGGATGGCTGTTTCCAGATGACCATGCAAGAACTAGGCACCGCCGTCCAATATCGGCTGGGCATCGTGGTGCTGGTCTTCAACAACGGCCTGTTCGGCACCATCCGCTTGCATCAGGAGCGCGCTTACCCCGGCCGCGCGCTGGCGACGGAACTGGTCAACCCGGATTTCGCGCGGCTGGCGCAAAGCTACGACGGCTACGGCGCCGCGGTCGAGCGCACGGAGGATTTCGCGCCTGCCTATGACGCCGCGCTGGCATACGCCCAAGAGCACCGCATGCCAGCCGTCGTGGAATTGCGCTACGACGCCGACATCATCCTGCCGGACCGCACGCTGTCGCAGTTGCGCCGTACGGAGACCGTTGCATGAAACCGCTGCTGCACCGCGTGTCCGCGCCCGACTCTGCGCCGCTGCGCCTGAGCTGGAACGGCCTGCCTTTGCAAGCCCATCAGGGCGACACCGTGCTGACGGCGCTGCTACTGGCCGCGCAGCAACTGCGCGTCACCCTGGGCGAAGGCGCGCCGCGCGCCGGCTTCTGCCTGATGGGCGCCTGCCAGGATTGCTGGGTGCAGACGGCGGACGGCACGCGCCTGCGCGCCTGTTCCACCGCGGCCGAAGACGGTATGGAGCTGGTCAGCGCCCAGCCAGGAGAACTCGCATGCCGCTGAATCCGCCCGGCGCCGATGACACGCCGCGCATGGTGGTGGTGGGGGCCGGGCCCGCAGGCGTGCGCGCCGCGCAGACGCTGCTGCGCCACGGCGTGCGTCCGGTGATCGTGGACGAAGCCGCCTTGCCCGGCGGCCAGATCTATCGCCAGGGCGCAGCCCCGCGCGGCACGGCGCGCCAGCGCTATGGCTTCGAGTGGAAACGCGCGCAAGCCATCCACGCGGCGGGCGCGGACCTGGCTGCCCGCGCCGACTACCGCGCCGCCACCGCGGTGTGGAACGCCGCGCCGGGCAGCCTGGACCTGGTCCGCGACGGCGAGCTGGAAACCCTGGCCTACACCCGCCTGCTGCTCGCCACCGGCGCCACCGACCGCGTGCTGCCCTTCCCGGGCTGGACCCTGCCCGGCGTCTACTCGCTAGGCGGCGCGCAGATCGCGCTGAAAAGCCAGGGCTGCCTGTTCGGACCGCGCATCGTGTTCGCCGGCACCGGCCCCCTGCTCTATCTGGTCGCCTACCAATATGCGCGCGCCGGCGGCCAGGTGCAGGCCGTGCTGGACTGCGCGCCGCTGGGCGGCCAGGTCCGCGCCGCGCCGGCCCTGCTGAGCCAGCCCGGCATGCTGGCCAAGGGCCTGTACTACCTGGGATGGCTGCGCGCCCACGGCGTGGCCGTGCACCATGGCGCGCGGCTGGACGCAGCGCAGGGCGCAGGCCGCATCGAAAGCGTGCTCGCGACCCTCGACGGCAAGCCGCAAGCCATCGCTTGCGATGCGCTGGCGGTCGGCCATGGGCTGCGCGCCGAAACGCAGCTGGCCGACCTGCTGGACTGCGCTTTCGACTTCGACGCGGCACAGCGCGCCTGGCTGCCGCGCCGCGACACCGACGGCCGCAGTTCGACCACCGGGGTCTACCTGGCCGGCGACGGCGCGGGCATAGGCGGCGCCGTCCTGGCCGAGCTCGCGGGCGAACGCGCCGCGCTGGCCATGCTGGCGGATAGCGGCATCGCCGTCAGCGCCGCCAGGGTGCAGTGGCTGGCCCGCCGCCAAGCTCGCTGGGCGCGGTTCCGGCGCGGCCTGGACCAGGCCTTTCCCTTGCCTGGCGCAAACTGCGACGACTCGGTCATGGTCTGCCGCTGCGAGGAAGTGCGCGCCGGCGCGCTGCGCGCGGCGGCCGGGCAATACGCCATCGACGACCTCAACCGGCTGAAGGCGCTGACACGCATCGGCATGGGCCTGTGCCAGGGACGCATGTGCCAGGCGGGCGCGGCCGAACTGCTGGCCGACTGCCGCGGCCTGGCGTTGGCGGACATCGGCCGGCTGCGCGGCCAGGCGCCGGTCAAGCCGCTGAACCTGTCCATGCTCGGCAAGGCGCAACCATGAACCCACTGCATACGGAAGTCGCCATCATCGGCGCGGGCCTGGTGGGCGCCAGTGCCGCCCTGGCGCTGCGCCGCATGGGCGTCGCCACTACGCTGATCGACGGCGGCGCGAGCGGCGCACGCGCCAGCGGCGTCAACTTCGGCGGCGTGCGCCGACAAGGACGCTCGATCGAACAACTTTATCTGGCGCAACGCGCGCACGGCATCTGGTCGCGCCTGCCCGAACTCATCGGCACCGACGCGGAATACGTGCGCAGCGGCCACCTGAAACTGGCACGCACCGAATCCGACCTGGAAAAGCTTTGCGCCTACCGCGACAAGGTCAGCGACTTTGACCTGGGCCTGGAGATCATCGAGGCCGCCGAGCTGCGCCGCCGCTTTCCCGCGCTAAGTCCGGACCTTGCCGGCGGCTCGCTGTGCCCGCAAGATGGCCAGGCCAATCCGCGCCTGGTGGCGCCCGCCTTCGCCCATGCCGCCGCCCGCGCCGGCGCCCAACTGCTCGAACACTGCGCCATCACCCATGCGGATACCCAGGGCAGCGGCTTCCTGCTGACCGCCGCCGACGGCCGGCGCATACGCGCCGCCACGGTCATCAATGCGGCGGGCGCCTGGGGCGCGGCGGTGGCCCGGTGGTTCGACGACGACATGCCCTTGCAGGTCAAGTATCCGACCATGCTGGTCACCGAGCCGCTCACGCCCCAGATCGGCGTGTCGCTGGGCGTGGAAGGCGGCGGCTTCTATGCCCGGCAGGTCGCGCGCGGCAACGTCGTCATGGGCGGCGGCTACGGCAGCGCGCTGCCGGGAGACCGCAGCCGGCCTGGCCGCGCCGCGCTCGCCGAGCTAGGACGCGCCGCACCGACCGTACTGCCCGCCCTGGCTTGCGCCAGCGTGATCCGTTGCTGGTCCGGCATCGAAGGCTACTTCGCCGACAAGAACCCGGTGATCGGATTCAGCCCCCGGGTGCCGCAGCTGCTGCATGCCTTCGGCTTCTCGGGCGGAGGATTTCAAATCGCGCCGGCGGTGGGCGAGGTCATCGCCGAAATGGCGACGGGACGCGGCGGCTTGATGATGGCTGAAAAGTTCTCGGCCAGCCGTTGGGATGCTGCCCAGACGTGACCCCGGGCGGGCGCCGCGCGGCGGCTTGCGCGGCCGGTCCGCATCAATTGCGCTTGCTGATCGCCCTTGCCGCCCTGATCACCAGCGGCCCCAACTCCTCGCGCGCGCGCTCCAGCGACCAGCGCGGCTTGGGCACGGATATGTTGAGCGCGCCCAGGGGATTGCCCTGGTCGTCATGGATGACCGCGGCCACATTCAGGTCCCCGGCGTAGAACTCTTCGTCGGCATAGGCATACTGATCGCGCCTGGCCTCTTCGATCAAGGCGCGCAGCTTGCCTATATCGGTGGTGGTGCGCGGCGTGTGCTTGACGCACGTGATGCCGCGCAACTTCAGTTCGAGTTCTTCCGGCGGCAACAAGGCCCATAGCGCGCGCCCCGAGGCAGTCGCCACGCACGGTATCTGCGTGCCTACCGGCAGGTACTCGGGAATGTGCCTGGCTGGCGCCACGCGCATCACGAACACCATGTTGTCGCCATCGGGCACGGCAAGGTTGACGATCTCTCCGCACTCCTGGTTGACCTGGTGCAGCACCGCATGCGCATGCTGGAACAAGGGCTGCCGGTAAAGATAGCTGTAGCCCAGACCCACGGCCTTGACGGTCATGCTGTAGCGCTTGCTCCGCGGATCCTTGGCCAGGTAGCCGGTTTTCTCCAGCGTGTAGGCCACGCGCTGCGCCGAGCCGATAGTGATGCCGTTCTCGCGGGCCATCTCCTGCAAGCTCAAGGAGGCGTGGCCGCGGAAGGACTCCAGCACGGCCAGCCCTTTTTCCAGCGACTGGATCATCAAGGCGGAAGGTTCAGACATTCGGGTTCCGTGTGTATGGCTGGGAGGGAATTTTGTCCGCAAAAACCGGGAAAGCAAGCTGGCCTAGGGAAACCCTTACGTTGTGGCCTGGCCCCGCGAGCAGTATAAGAACACCCAGATTTATCGATATACGTATATTGTTATCGAATAGCGATAATTAAACAAATTGGGGTTTCATGCAAGCGTATCCATCCCATGACCCGGCGCTGGCCAACG encodes:
- a CDS encoding IclR family transcriptional regulator, with product MSEPSALMIQSLEKGLAVLESFRGHASLSLQEMARENGITIGSAQRVAYTLEKTGYLAKDPRSKRYSMTVKAVGLGYSYLYRQPLFQHAHAVLHQVNQECGEIVNLAVPDGDNMVFVMRVAPARHIPEYLPVGTQIPCVATASGRALWALLPPEELELKLRGITCVKHTPRTTTDIGKLRALIEEARRDQYAYADEEFYAGDLNVAAVIHDDQGNPLGALNISVPKPRWSLERAREELGPLVIRAARAISKRN
- a CDS encoding FAD-dependent oxidoreductase; the encoded protein is MPLNPPGADDTPRMVVVGAGPAGVRAAQTLLRHGVRPVIVDEAALPGGQIYRQGAAPRGTARQRYGFEWKRAQAIHAAGADLAARADYRAATAVWNAAPGSLDLVRDGELETLAYTRLLLATGATDRVLPFPGWTLPGVYSLGGAQIALKSQGCLFGPRIVFAGTGPLLYLVAYQYARAGGQVQAVLDCAPLGGQVRAAPALLSQPGMLAKGLYYLGWLRAHGVAVHHGARLDAAQGAGRIESVLATLDGKPQAIACDALAVGHGLRAETQLADLLDCAFDFDAAQRAWLPRRDTDGRSSTTGVYLAGDGAGIGGAVLAELAGERAALAMLADSGIAVSAARVQWLARRQARWARFRRGLDQAFPLPGANCDDSVMVCRCEEVRAGALRAAAGQYAIDDLNRLKALTRIGMGLCQGRMCQAGAAELLADCRGLALADIGRLRGQAPVKPLNLSMLGKAQP
- a CDS encoding NAD(P)/FAD-dependent oxidoreductase gives rise to the protein MNPLHTEVAIIGAGLVGASAALALRRMGVATTLIDGGASGARASGVNFGGVRRQGRSIEQLYLAQRAHGIWSRLPELIGTDAEYVRSGHLKLARTESDLEKLCAYRDKVSDFDLGLEIIEAAELRRRFPALSPDLAGGSLCPQDGQANPRLVAPAFAHAAARAGAQLLEHCAITHADTQGSGFLLTAADGRRIRAATVINAAGAWGAAVARWFDDDMPLQVKYPTMLVTEPLTPQIGVSLGVEGGGFYARQVARGNVVMGGGYGSALPGDRSRPGRAALAELGRAAPTVLPALACASVIRCWSGIEGYFADKNPVIGFSPRVPQLLHAFGFSGGGFQIAPAVGEVIAEMATGRGGLMMAEKFSASRWDAAQT